In Jejubacter calystegiae, the following are encoded in one genomic region:
- the osmW gene encoding osmoprotectant ABC transporter permease OsmW produces the protein METIDYMINNAGYLGTLTLQHLVLVLLAVGLAIIIGVPLGITIVRYKALASTVLGLATIVLTIPAIALFGLMIPLFSMIGHGIGVVPAVAAVFLYSLLPIVRNTWTALSNLPPELREAGRGIGMTFWQRLRWVEIPIALPVIFGGIRTAVVMNIGVMAIAAVIGAGGLGLLLINGIGGSDIRMLIAGSVMICLLAIILDWLLHGVQKLLTRG, from the coding sequence ATGGAAACCATTGACTATATGATCAACAACGCCGGTTATCTGGGCACCCTGACGCTACAGCATCTGGTACTGGTACTGCTAGCCGTGGGGCTGGCGATTATTATCGGCGTGCCGTTGGGCATTACCATCGTGCGCTATAAGGCACTGGCCAGTACGGTATTGGGTCTGGCAACTATCGTTCTGACCATTCCGGCCATCGCGCTGTTCGGCCTGATGATTCCCCTGTTTTCGATGATCGGCCATGGGATTGGCGTGGTTCCGGCGGTGGCGGCGGTGTTCCTCTATTCGCTGCTGCCCATCGTGCGTAACACCTGGACCGCCCTCTCAAACCTGCCGCCTGAACTGCGGGAAGCCGGGCGCGGTATCGGCATGACCTTCTGGCAGCGCCTGCGTTGGGTGGAGATCCCCATCGCCCTGCCGGTGATCTTCGGCGGCATCCGCACTGCGGTGGTGATGAATATCGGGGTTATGGCCATCGCCGCCGTTATTGGCGCTGGCGGTCTGGGTCTGCTGCTGATCAACGGCATCGGCGGCAGCGACATCCGTATGCTGATTGCCGGCTCGGTAATGATCTGCCTGCTTGCCATTATTCTGGACTGGTTACTGCACGGCGTGCAGAAGCTATTGACGCGCGGTTAA
- a CDS encoding DUF1283 family protein, with the protein MSHSMKRLSLALLPLAFSTAALLCAPAQAQTNKLIIESGDSAMSRQQAAMDKEQWGDTRSLRQKVNRRTEKEWDKADTAFDARDNCQKSANLNAYWEPNTLRCLDRRTGRVINP; encoded by the coding sequence ATGAGTCATTCAATGAAGCGCCTGTCCCTTGCGCTGCTGCCGCTGGCATTCAGCACCGCCGCCCTGCTTTGCGCACCGGCCCAGGCTCAAACCAACAAGTTAATCATCGAATCCGGCGACAGCGCCATGAGCCGCCAGCAGGCCGCCATGGATAAAGAACAGTGGGGAGATACCCGTTCGCTGCGTCAGAAGGTGAATCGCCGTACGGAGAAAGAGTGGGATAAAGCGGATACCGCTTTTGACGCCCGCGATAACTGCCAGAAAAGCGCCAACCTTAACGCCTATTGGGAGCCAAACACCCTGCGCTGTCTGGATCGCCGTACGGGGCGCGTGATTAACCCGTAA
- a CDS encoding YnfC family lipoprotein, producing MNRRLLGCALALFAVGCDDGHSRSDDWSPQMSSFANEFNFDPLRGPVRAFSETVVDQNGETVRHVSARLSREGCFNSLEFHDLQNDSNASLQRQEDMMVDADSGVLRVLLQGHCQLGSLPDASVDYRQDRRGFVTSAQGPQVAIHYRYDEEGYPLGNITRENGERTAVRIAAGESGRKPDYTAVSERNGREIATTHQRCDYDGRGNPTTCRLTSRDLITGVEQRYIISNSIGYY from the coding sequence ATGAACAGAAGATTACTGGGATGCGCGCTGGCGCTGTTCGCTGTCGGCTGTGACGATGGCCATTCCCGAAGCGACGACTGGTCGCCACAAATGTCCAGCTTTGCGAACGAGTTTAATTTTGATCCACTGCGCGGGCCGGTACGCGCCTTTAGCGAGACGGTCGTCGATCAGAACGGTGAAACCGTACGTCACGTCAGCGCCCGACTTTCTCGTGAAGGCTGCTTTAACAGTCTGGAGTTTCACGATCTGCAAAACGACAGTAATGCTTCGCTGCAGCGCCAGGAGGATATGATGGTGGATGCCGACAGCGGGGTGCTGCGGGTGCTGTTGCAGGGCCATTGCCAGTTAGGATCCCTGCCGGATGCGTCTGTCGACTATCGCCAGGATCGGCGCGGTTTTGTTACTTCCGCTCAGGGGCCGCAGGTCGCGATTCACTATCGCTATGATGAAGAGGGGTATCCGCTGGGTAACATCACCCGGGAAAACGGCGAGCGGACTGCAGTACGTATTGCCGCCGGTGAATCCGGACGTAAGCCGGACTACACCGCGGTCAGCGAACGTAATGGGCGGGAGATCGCCACCACCCACCAGCGCTGCGACTACGATGGCAGAGGGAACCCCACCACCTGTCGGCTAACCAGCCGCGATCTGATCACCGGTGTGGAACAGCGCTATATCATTAGCAACAGCATCGGCTATTACTGA
- the speG gene encoding spermidine N1-acetyltransferase, with product MSGDLQVKLRPLEREDLRFVHQLDNNASVMRYWFEEPYEAFVELSDLYDKHIHDQSERRFVVECNGEKAGLVELVEINHVHRRAEFQIIISPEHQGKGLASRAARLAMDYGFTVLNLYKLYLIVDKENAKAIHIYEKLGFMVEGELIHEFFVNGEYRNTIRMCIFQHQYLQNLKAPGAAMLTPTAQ from the coding sequence ATGTCCGGCGATCTACAGGTTAAACTGCGCCCTCTGGAGCGTGAAGACCTTCGCTTCGTCCATCAACTGGATAATAACGCCAGCGTCATGCGCTACTGGTTTGAAGAGCCCTATGAAGCTTTTGTAGAACTCTCCGATCTTTACGACAAGCATATCCACGATCAGAGCGAACGCCGCTTTGTGGTGGAGTGTAATGGCGAAAAGGCCGGCCTGGTGGAGCTGGTGGAAATCAATCATGTGCACCGCCGCGCCGAATTTCAGATAATCATCTCTCCCGAACACCAGGGAAAAGGGCTGGCCTCGCGCGCTGCAAGGCTGGCGATGGACTACGGCTTTACCGTGCTGAATCTGTATAAGCTCTATCTGATTGTCGATAAAGAGAACGCGAAGGCGATTCATATTTACGAAAAGCTGGGCTTTATGGTCGAAGGCGAGCTGATCCACGAATTCTTCGTTAACGGCGAGTATCGCAACACCATCCGGATGTGCATCTTCCAGCATCAGTATCTGCAAAATCTGAAAGCGCCTGGCGCGGCCATGCTGACCCCCACCGCTCAGTAA
- the osmV gene encoding osmoprotectant ABC transporter ATP-binding protein OsmV: MIKLEKLTRQFVQKNGQTFNAVDNVSLEVPEGEICILLGPSGCGKTTTLKMINRLIAPSSGRVFINGEDTSDMDTVALRRNIGYVIQQIGLFPNMTIEENITVVPRMLGWDKKRCRERASELMAMVALDPQHYLPRYPKELSGGQQQRIGVIRALAADPPVLLMDEPFGAVDPINREAIQNEFLEMQRQLKKTVLLVSHDIDEALKLGDRIAVFRQGKIVQCASPDELLAKPANEFVGTFVGQDRTLKRLLLVQAGDVTDRQPIITVKRDTPLAEAFAIMDDNDQRSITVVDDEGKPLGFVKRREARGGTGSCGDMLHDFRITGKAEDNLRVVLSKLYEHNMVWMPIVDEEGRYSGEISQDYIADYLSSGRTRRALNIVSGD, translated from the coding sequence ATGATAAAGCTGGAAAAACTGACCCGTCAGTTCGTTCAGAAAAACGGCCAGACCTTTAACGCCGTCGATAACGTCAGCCTGGAAGTACCCGAAGGCGAGATCTGCATCCTGCTCGGCCCTTCCGGCTGCGGTAAAACCACCACCCTGAAGATGATTAACCGGCTGATCGCTCCAAGCAGTGGTCGGGTGTTTATCAACGGTGAAGACACCAGCGACATGGATACCGTGGCGCTACGTCGTAATATCGGCTATGTGATTCAACAGATCGGTCTGTTCCCCAATATGACGATTGAAGAGAACATCACCGTGGTGCCCAGAATGCTGGGCTGGGATAAAAAACGCTGCCGCGAACGGGCCAGCGAACTGATGGCGATGGTAGCCCTGGATCCGCAGCACTATCTGCCCCGCTACCCCAAAGAGCTGTCCGGCGGCCAGCAGCAGCGTATCGGGGTGATTCGCGCCCTGGCGGCGGATCCGCCGGTACTGCTGATGGATGAACCCTTCGGCGCCGTGGATCCCATTAACCGCGAAGCCATTCAGAATGAATTTCTGGAGATGCAGCGCCAGCTGAAAAAGACGGTACTGCTGGTGAGCCACGATATTGATGAGGCGTTAAAACTGGGCGATCGCATCGCGGTATTCCGCCAGGGGAAAATCGTGCAGTGCGCCAGCCCCGATGAGCTGCTGGCCAAGCCCGCGAATGAGTTCGTCGGCACCTTTGTGGGCCAGGACCGTACCCTGAAGCGCCTGCTGCTGGTACAGGCCGGCGACGTTACCGATCGGCAGCCCATCATTACCGTTAAACGCGACACCCCGCTGGCGGAAGCCTTCGCCATTATGGACGACAACGATCAACGTTCGATTACCGTAGTGGATGATGAAGGCAAACCATTGGGCTTCGTAAAGCGCCGGGAAGCGCGCGGCGGTACCGGGAGCTGCGGCGACATGCTGCATGATTTCCGTATTACCGGTAAGGCGGAAGATAACCTGAGGGTGGTGCTCTCTAAGCTCTACGAGCACAATATGGTCTGGATGCCGATTGTGGACGAGGAAGGACGCTACAGCGGCGAAATTTCCCAGGATTATATCGCCGACTACCTCAGCTCTGGGCGCACCCGCCGGGCGTTGAATATTGTGAGTGGTGACTAA
- a CDS encoding glycine betaine ABC transporter substrate-binding protein: MKLKTLLTTTLAAAALLASSVQAAPLVLATKSFTEQHILSAMTALYLQKKGFQVDARTNIATVISRNAMINKQIDMTWEYTGTSLIIFNQIKERMTPEQSYETVKRLDAKHGLIWLKPAKMNNTYAFAMQRKRAEAENISTMSQMVAKIEQIRKNDPKHNWLLGLDLEFSGRSDGMKPLQKAYNMELDRPQIRQMDPGLVYNAIRDGFVDAGLIYTTDGRVKGFDLKVLEDDKGFFPSYAVTPVVRKDTLEANPGLAEALNTLSDQLDNETITTLNARVDIDHESPRRVARDFLKQKGLL, from the coding sequence ATGAAACTGAAGACGCTGTTAACCACCACCCTGGCCGCCGCCGCGCTACTGGCCAGCTCCGTCCAGGCGGCGCCGCTGGTACTGGCGACCAAGAGCTTTACCGAGCAGCATATCCTGTCGGCCATGACCGCCCTTTATCTGCAGAAGAAAGGGTTCCAGGTTGATGCCAGAACTAATATCGCGACGGTGATTTCACGCAATGCCATGATCAACAAACAGATCGATATGACCTGGGAGTACACCGGCACTTCGCTGATTATCTTTAACCAGATCAAGGAGCGCATGACCCCGGAACAATCCTATGAGACCGTGAAGCGACTGGATGCGAAGCACGGTCTCATATGGCTGAAACCGGCGAAGATGAACAACACCTACGCCTTTGCTATGCAGCGCAAGCGTGCCGAGGCAGAGAACATCAGCACCATGTCGCAGATGGTAGCGAAAATTGAACAGATCCGTAAAAACGACCCCAAACATAACTGGCTGCTGGGGCTGGATCTGGAATTCAGCGGACGCAGCGACGGCATGAAACCGCTGCAGAAGGCCTACAACATGGAGCTGGACCGCCCACAGATTCGCCAGATGGATCCCGGACTGGTCTATAACGCTATTCGCGACGGCTTTGTCGATGCCGGTCTGATTTACACCACCGATGGTCGGGTGAAGGGTTTCGACCTTAAAGTACTGGAGGACGATAAAGGCTTCTTCCCCAGCTATGCCGTCACGCCGGTAGTACGTAAAGACACCCTGGAGGCGAATCCGGGTCTGGCGGAGGCGCTCAATACCCTCTCTGACCAACTGGACAACGAGACCATCACCACCCTGAACGCCCGGGTGGATATCGACCACGAATCTCCCCGGCGGGTGGCGCGTGATTTCCTGAAACAGAAAGGGCTACTGTAA
- the bioD gene encoding dethiobiotin synthase, with translation MLKRFFITGTDTAVGKTVVSRALLQALAASGNSVVGYKPVAKGSQQTSEGLRNKDALVLQSVSSLALPYGAVNPIAFSEEESSLAHSGTINYGLLSEGLANLSSLADRVVVEGTGGWRSLMNDLRPLSDWVVQEQLPVLMVVGIQEGCINHALLTAQAIANDGLPLLGWVANRINPGLAHYAEIIGVLQKKLNAPLLGELPYLPRAEQRDLGHYIDRTALERALMQEAVML, from the coding sequence ATGCTGAAGCGTTTCTTTATAACAGGTACGGATACCGCGGTCGGAAAAACAGTCGTGTCACGGGCACTACTGCAGGCGCTTGCCGCCAGCGGCAATAGCGTTGTGGGCTATAAGCCGGTAGCGAAAGGCAGCCAACAGACCTCCGAAGGATTGCGTAATAAAGACGCGCTGGTGTTGCAGAGCGTTTCTTCCCTGGCCCTGCCTTATGGCGCTGTCAATCCCATCGCTTTTAGCGAAGAGGAGAGCAGCCTGGCGCATAGCGGTACGATTAACTACGGCCTGCTGTCTGAAGGGCTGGCGAACCTGAGTTCGCTGGCCGACCGGGTGGTGGTGGAAGGAACCGGAGGCTGGCGTAGCCTGATGAACGATCTGCGGCCGCTGTCTGACTGGGTGGTTCAGGAGCAACTGCCGGTGCTGATGGTGGTGGGTATTCAGGAAGGCTGTATTAACCATGCACTGCTGACGGCGCAGGCCATTGCCAATGACGGACTACCGCTGCTGGGTTGGGTCGCTAATCGTATTAATCCGGGGCTGGCGCATTACGCGGAGATTATCGGCGTATTGCAGAAGAAGCTGAATGCACCGCTACTGGGCGAACTTCCGTATTTGCCGCGGGCGGAACAGCGCGATCTCGGCCACTATATCGATCGGACAGCGCTGGAAAGGGCGTTGATGCAGGAAGCGGTTATGCTGTAA
- the dmsD gene encoding Tat proofreading chaperone DmsD — protein MTATNHSTRLNAIALSGRVLGALFYYEPRSDAAAMLTQMLQTPGWESEWPLSQPVPSAIPAMMAGDRQDETLEQAHQRLFVGPWALPAPPWGSVWLDRENVLFGDSTLALRQWMQSRGVAHHSVQNEPEDQFGTLLMLAAWLADAGQQQALDELLAWHLLPWAPRFLACFVENAAHPFWQGLGELAQLTLADWRSGLPIPVVEKPLFR, from the coding sequence ATGACCGCAACCAACCACAGCACCCGGCTCAACGCCATTGCGCTAAGCGGCCGGGTACTGGGCGCGCTGTTCTACTATGAACCACGCAGCGACGCCGCCGCGATGCTGACGCAAATGCTGCAAACCCCAGGCTGGGAGAGCGAATGGCCACTGTCCCAACCAGTACCCTCGGCTATTCCCGCCATGATGGCCGGGGACCGCCAGGATGAGACGCTGGAACAGGCGCACCAGCGGTTGTTCGTTGGCCCCTGGGCACTCCCGGCCCCCCCCTGGGGCTCGGTGTGGCTCGATCGGGAAAACGTGCTGTTTGGCGACTCGACCCTGGCGCTGCGCCAGTGGATGCAGAGCCGTGGCGTCGCCCATCATAGCGTACAGAATGAGCCGGAAGATCAGTTCGGCACCCTGCTGATGCTGGCCGCCTGGCTGGCGGATGCCGGACAGCAGCAGGCGCTGGATGAACTGCTGGCCTGGCATCTGCTGCCCTGGGCGCCGCGTTTCCTGGCCTGTTTTGTTGAAAATGCCGCCCATCCCTTCTGGCAGGGGCTGGGCGAGCTGGCTCAACTCACTCTCGCCGACTGGCGTTCCGGGCTGCCGATCCCGGTCGTCGAAAAACCGCTGTTCCGCTAA
- a CDS encoding ABC transporter permease: protein MALSFAKRAALGFLALLIMLGLLVWGIGPETIAARKVDLIYLGQQHMILVFSSMALALLIGIPSGILLSRPFARRWAEYVMQLFNIGNTLPPMAVLALAMVIIGIGDRPAIVALFLASLLPIVRNTYAGLCSVQPALLEAAKGIGMTRCQRLRQVELPNAWPVIMSGIRIATAINVGTAPLSFLIGASSYGELIFPGIYLNDFPTLILGAAATALFALILDMLLASLERWLSPHTA, encoded by the coding sequence ATGGCACTCTCATTCGCAAAACGGGCCGCGTTGGGCTTTCTGGCGCTGCTCATCATGCTCGGCCTGCTGGTCTGGGGCATCGGACCAGAAACTATCGCGGCACGCAAGGTCGATCTCATCTACCTTGGTCAGCAGCATATGATTCTGGTCTTCTCTTCCATGGCCCTTGCGCTGCTGATTGGCATTCCCAGCGGTATCCTGCTGAGCCGCCCCTTCGCCCGCCGCTGGGCCGAATACGTGATGCAGTTGTTTAATATCGGCAACACGCTGCCCCCCATGGCGGTACTGGCGCTGGCGATGGTGATTATCGGCATCGGCGACAGACCGGCGATCGTCGCGCTGTTCCTCGCCTCGCTGCTACCGATTGTGCGCAACACCTATGCCGGACTGTGCTCGGTACAGCCCGCGCTGTTGGAGGCGGCCAAAGGCATTGGCATGACCCGCTGCCAGCGGCTGCGTCAGGTAGAGTTGCCCAATGCCTGGCCGGTGATCATGTCCGGCATCCGCATCGCCACGGCGATTAATGTTGGCACCGCCCCCCTGTCGTTCCTGATTGGCGCCAGCAGCTATGGCGAACTCATCTTCCCGGGTATCTATCTGAACGACTTCCCCACGCTTATCCTCGGCGCTGCGGCTACGGCATTGTTCGCCCTGATCCTCGATATGTTGCTTGCCTCGCTGGAACGCTGGCTGAGCCCGCACACCGCCTGA
- the ynfE gene encoding selenate/tellurate reductase subunit YnfE: MSTTQQQPGGISRRTLIKSSAIGGLALAAGSVSLPFGIRPVAAAVGDAVSGSEDSIVWGACSVNCGSRCALRLHVRNDEVWRVETDNTGEDIYGNHQVRACLRGRSIRRRMNHPERLNYPMKRVGKRGEGKFERISWQEALDTIAGQLKKTVEQYGNESVYINYSSGIVGGNITRSSPYASLVARLMNCYGGFLSHYGTYSTAQISCAMPYTYGSNDGNSTSDIENSKLVVMFGNNPAETRMSGGGITYYLEQARERSNARMIVIDPRYTDTAAGREDEWLPIRPGTDAALVAGLAWVLINEDLVDQPFLDKYCVGYDEKTLPAGAPANGHYKAWILGQGDDGIAKTPQWASQITGIPVDKIITLAREIGSAKPAYICQGWGPQRQANGEQTARAIAMLPILTGNVGIHGGNSGARESTYTITIERMPVLENPVKTSISCFSWTDAITRGPEMTAIRDGVRGKEKLDVPIKFIWNYAGNTLINQHSDINRTHDILQDDSQCETIVVIENFMTSSAKYADILLPDLMTVEQEDIIPNDYAGNMGYLIFIQPATTAKFERRPIYWIMSEVAKRLGPDIHQRFTEGRSQRQWLEHLYAKMRARDPELPEFEALRAMGIYKRRDPNGHFVAYRDFRRDPDAHPLKTPSGKIEIYSQRLAEIAASWELAPDDVISPLPVYASGFESWDAPQRGRWPLQMFGFHYKARTHSTYGNIDVLQAACRQEVWLNPIDASKRGIANGDRVRVFNERGEVRVAAKVTPRIMPGVTAMGQGAWHQADMSGDRIDTGACMNTLTTHRPSPLAKGNPQHSNLVEIEKI; the protein is encoded by the coding sequence ATGTCCACCACTCAACAACAACCGGGCGGTATCAGCCGCCGCACACTGATTAAGTCATCGGCGATTGGCGGTCTTGCGCTGGCTGCCGGTTCGGTTTCGCTGCCTTTTGGTATCCGCCCGGTGGCCGCCGCCGTCGGCGATGCCGTCTCCGGCTCTGAAGACAGCATCGTCTGGGGCGCCTGCTCGGTCAACTGCGGTAGCCGCTGCGCGCTGCGCCTGCACGTACGCAACGATGAAGTCTGGCGGGTAGAGACCGATAATACCGGCGAAGATATTTACGGTAACCACCAGGTGCGGGCCTGCCTGCGCGGTCGTTCCATCCGCCGCCGTATGAATCATCCGGAACGCCTCAACTACCCGATGAAGCGGGTGGGCAAGCGCGGTGAAGGCAAGTTTGAACGCATCAGTTGGCAGGAGGCGCTGGATACTATCGCCGGACAGTTAAAGAAAACCGTCGAGCAGTACGGTAACGAGTCGGTCTATATCAACTACTCCTCCGGTATTGTGGGCGGTAATATCACTCGCTCCTCCCCTTACGCTTCGCTGGTGGCGCGCCTGATGAACTGCTACGGCGGCTTTCTGAGCCACTACGGCACCTACAGCACCGCGCAGATCTCCTGTGCCATGCCCTACACCTACGGCAGCAACGACGGTAACAGCACCTCCGATATCGAAAACAGCAAACTGGTGGTGATGTTCGGCAATAACCCGGCCGAAACCCGCATGAGCGGCGGCGGCATCACTTACTACCTGGAGCAGGCCCGGGAGCGTTCCAATGCCCGCATGATCGTTATCGATCCGCGCTATACCGATACCGCCGCCGGGCGCGAAGATGAGTGGCTCCCGATTCGCCCCGGAACCGACGCCGCCCTGGTAGCCGGCCTTGCCTGGGTACTGATTAACGAAGATCTGGTGGACCAGCCGTTCCTCGATAAATACTGCGTAGGCTATGATGAAAAAACCCTGCCCGCTGGCGCGCCAGCCAACGGCCACTATAAGGCCTGGATTCTGGGCCAGGGCGATGACGGCATAGCCAAAACGCCGCAGTGGGCATCGCAAATTACCGGTATCCCGGTCGATAAAATTATTACGCTGGCGCGTGAGATCGGCAGCGCTAAACCGGCTTATATCTGTCAGGGCTGGGGGCCACAGCGCCAGGCTAACGGCGAGCAGACCGCCCGCGCTATCGCCATGCTGCCTATTCTGACCGGCAACGTCGGCATTCACGGCGGTAACAGCGGCGCCAGGGAATCCACATACACCATCACTATCGAACGTATGCCGGTGCTGGAAAACCCGGTGAAGACCAGTATCTCCTGCTTTAGCTGGACCGACGCCATCACGCGCGGGCCGGAAATGACCGCCATCCGCGACGGCGTGCGCGGTAAAGAGAAGCTGGATGTCCCCATCAAGTTTATCTGGAACTACGCCGGTAACACCCTGATCAACCAGCACTCTGACATTAACCGCACCCACGATATTTTGCAGGATGACAGCCAGTGCGAAACCATCGTGGTGATTGAAAACTTTATGACCTCGTCGGCGAAATATGCCGATATCCTGCTGCCGGACCTGATGACCGTTGAGCAGGAGGATATTATCCCCAACGACTACGCTGGTAACATGGGCTACCTGATCTTTATTCAGCCCGCCACTACGGCGAAGTTCGAACGCCGTCCTATCTACTGGATCATGAGCGAGGTGGCGAAACGACTGGGGCCGGATATCCATCAGCGCTTTACCGAAGGACGAAGCCAGCGCCAGTGGCTGGAGCATCTGTATGCTAAAATGCGCGCCAGGGACCCGGAACTGCCCGAATTCGAAGCGCTGCGCGCCATGGGGATCTACAAGCGGCGCGATCCCAATGGCCATTTCGTGGCCTACCGCGACTTCCGACGCGACCCCGATGCGCATCCGCTCAAAACGCCTTCGGGCAAAATCGAGATTTACTCGCAGCGTCTGGCGGAAATCGCCGCCAGCTGGGAGCTGGCGCCGGATGACGTGATAAGCCCGTTGCCCGTCTACGCCTCCGGTTTCGAAAGCTGGGATGCACCACAGCGCGGGCGTTGGCCGCTACAGATGTTTGGTTTCCACTACAAAGCACGCACCCACTCCACTTACGGCAACATCGACGTGTTGCAGGCCGCCTGTCGTCAGGAAGTATGGCTCAACCCCATCGATGCCAGCAAACGGGGGATCGCCAACGGCGACAGGGTGCGGGTATTTAACGAGCGCGGCGAAGTCCGGGTGGCGGCCAAAGTGACGCCGCGAATCATGCCTGGCGTGACCGCCATGGGCCAGGGAGCCTGGCATCAGGCGGACATGAGCGGCGATCGTATCGATACGGGCGCCTGCATGAATACCCTGACCACTCACCGTCCGTCACCGCTGGCGAAAGGGAACCCGCAGCACAGTAACCTGGTGGAAATCGAAAAAATTTAG
- a CDS encoding DUF1161 domain-containing protein, with protein sequence MKPSVWISALLLAAAAPVMAAQNSCEKVKAEIGQRIINNGVPESGFTLTIVPNDQADQPGAQVVGHCANDTQKILYTRTGDAAAPADDSAPQQ encoded by the coding sequence ATGAAACCTTCGGTATGGATTAGCGCGTTACTCCTGGCGGCAGCCGCGCCGGTAATGGCAGCACAGAACTCGTGCGAAAAGGTGAAAGCGGAGATTGGGCAGCGCATTATCAATAACGGCGTGCCGGAGTCAGGATTCACTCTGACCATCGTCCCTAACGATCAGGCGGATCAACCCGGCGCCCAGGTCGTTGGCCACTGCGCCAACGACACCCAGAAGATTCTCTATACCCGCACCGGCGACGCCGCTGCCCCGGCAGACGATAGCGCTCCTCAGCAGTAA
- the mlc gene encoding sugar metabolism global transcriptional regulator Mlc has product MGSESQPGHIDQIKQMNAGAVYRLIDRHGPVSRIDLSRLAQLAPASITKIVRELLEAHLVQETEIQEPGSRGRPAIGLKVETEAWHYLAVRISRGELALGLHDLSGKVVVEEQLPLAPEAEEALSLRLCTEIDRFFTRHQHQLERLTAIAITLPGIIDTANGIVRRMPFYEEVRDLPLGELLEQRIGVPVYIQHDISAWTMAESLFGASKGARDVIQVVIDHNVGAGVISDGRLLHGGSSSLVEIGHTQVDPYGKRCYCGNHGCLETIASVESILELARQRLAQSGSSLLNGRALTIASLCEAAQAGDPLARDIIQGVGLNVGRILAIMVNLLNPQKILIGSPLNQATEILYPTISDCIRRQALPAYSQHIDVISTCFDNQGTMAGAALVKDAMYNGSLLIRLLQG; this is encoded by the coding sequence GTGGGATCGGAGAGTCAGCCAGGGCATATCGATCAGATCAAACAGATGAATGCAGGGGCGGTTTACCGTCTGATCGACAGACATGGCCCGGTTTCCCGCATCGACCTGTCGCGACTTGCTCAGCTGGCGCCCGCCAGTATCACCAAAATTGTTCGGGAACTGCTGGAAGCCCACCTGGTCCAGGAAACAGAAATTCAGGAGCCCGGCAGTCGCGGGCGCCCGGCCATCGGCCTGAAGGTGGAAACCGAAGCCTGGCACTATCTGGCGGTACGCATCAGCCGTGGCGAACTGGCGTTGGGGCTGCACGATCTGAGCGGCAAGGTCGTGGTGGAAGAGCAGCTGCCGCTGGCGCCAGAAGCGGAAGAGGCGCTTTCCCTAAGGCTGTGTACCGAAATCGATCGCTTCTTTACCCGCCACCAGCACCAGCTGGAACGACTCACCGCCATCGCCATCACGCTACCTGGCATTATCGATACCGCCAACGGCATTGTCCGGCGTATGCCATTCTATGAAGAGGTTCGGGATCTGCCGCTGGGGGAGTTACTGGAGCAGCGTATCGGCGTGCCGGTCTATATTCAGCACGATATCAGTGCCTGGACCATGGCCGAATCGCTGTTCGGCGCCTCTAAGGGAGCCAGGGACGTGATTCAGGTGGTGATTGACCATAATGTGGGTGCCGGAGTGATTAGCGATGGCCGTCTGTTGCACGGCGGCAGCAGTAGCCTGGTGGAGATTGGTCATACCCAGGTGGATCCTTACGGCAAGCGCTGCTACTGCGGCAACCATGGCTGCCTGGAAACGATCGCCAGCGTGGAAAGTATTCTGGAGCTGGCCCGGCAGCGGCTGGCGCAGTCAGGGAGTTCTCTATTGAACGGCAGGGCGCTGACCATCGCCTCGCTGTGCGAGGCGGCTCAGGCCGGAGATCCGCTGGCCCGGGATATCATTCAGGGGGTGGGGTTGAATGTCGGTCGCATCCTGGCGATTATGGTTAACCTGCTTAATCCGCAAAAAATTCTTATCGGTTCACCACTCAATCAGGCGACGGAAATCCTCTATCCGACCATCAGCGATTGCATTCGCCGCCAGGCTCTGCCCGCCTATAGCCAGCATATCGACGTGATCTCGACCTGCTTTGATAATCAGGGGACCATGGCCGGTGCGGCGCTGGTCAAGGATGCCATGTATAACGGTTCATTATTGATCCGTTTACTCCAGGGGTAA